From the Streptomyces nodosus genome, the window GGCACGACACCGGTCAGCATCAGCAGCGGGTCGGAGCCGGTGACGGCGAAGCTGTGCAGCCGGGCGAGCGGACGCAGGCCGAGGCGGGCCGCCGTCTCGCCCGACATGATCAGCACGGCCGACGCACCGTCGTTGACCGGGCTCGCGTTGCCCGCGGTGACGTTCCACTCGATCCCCGGGAACCGCTCGGCGAATCCCGGGTCGTAGTAGGCGGGCTTGAGCCCGGCGAGGATCTCCACGGTGCTGCCCGGCCGGATGCACTCGTCGCGCCCCAGGTCCTGAAGGGGCGCGGTCTCCGCGTCGAACAGTCCGGCCTCCCAGGCGGCGGCCGCCTTGTGATGCGAGGACACCGCGAAGGCGTCCATCCGCTCACGGGTGAGGGACCACTTCGCGGCGATCAGCTCGGCGCTGATGCCCTGCGGCACCAGACCCTCCGGGTAGCGCTCGGCCACGCCGGGGCCGAAGGGGTCCTTACCCGGGGGCACGTTCGACCACATCGGCACCCGGCTCATGGACTCCACGCCACAGGCCACCACGATGTCGTACGCACCCGAGAGCACTCCCTGCGCGGCGAAGTGCACGGCCTGCTGGGAGGAACCGCACTGCCGGTCCACGGTGGTCGCGGGCACCGTCTCCGGGAAGCCCGCGGACAGGACGGCGTACCGGGTGGTGTTCATCGCCTGTTCGCCGACCTGGTCGACGGTGCCGCCGATGACGTCGTCGATGAGCGCCGGGTCGACGCCGGAGCGCTCGACGAGGGTGCGCAAGGTGTGCGCGAGGAGTTCCACGGGGTGGACCTGGGCGAGGGCGCCGTTCGGCTTGCCCTTGCCCACCGGGGTGCGTACGGCTTCGACGATCACGGCGTCACGCATGGCGGGGCCTCCTTGCCCGGCGGGTGCCGGTTCAGCGGTTCGCGATTCAGGGGTTCGGCGATTCAGCGATTTCGACGTTTCAGCGGATCGACGGTTCGACGATTACCAGTGAGTAGGAAATCCGGACCCACCATAACGCCGTGAGTTTGAAAAACAAACCCACTCCTAGACTGGGCCCATGGCCGCCCCCAAAGACCCGCGACCCTGTTCGATCGCCGACACCCTGGCCGTCGTCGGCGAGAAGTACTCCCTGCTGGTCCTGCGCGAGGTGTTCCTCGGCAACGGACGCTTCGACCGGCTGGTCCGCAATATCGGCGCCCCGCGCGACATCCTGGCCGCACGACTGAGGCGCCTGGTGGACGCGGGCGTCCTGACCAAGCGGATGTACAGCGAGCGCCCGCAGCGCTTCGAGTACCGGGCCACGGCGGCGGGCCTGGAGCTGGAGCCGGTTCTGATGACCCTCAAGGCATGGGGCGACCGCCATCTGCGACAGCAGGACGACCGCCCCATGGCGATCGAGCACAGCTGCGGCGAGGAGTTCGTCCCGGTCGTCACCTGCGCCGGCTGCGGCGAGGAGGCCCGGCACCAGGACCTGACGGCGCACCCCCGGACGCCGGGCTGGACGGTCTCCGGCCCGGAGTGAACGGATCCCCCTGAACGCCCCAAGGAACGGTAAATCCCCGGCAACCATCCCGACACCTTGGGACGCTACGCTGCGCCCCGAAACACCCTGATCGTCGGCTGTGTCACGGCAGCCGACGCCCCGGTGTGCCCGTCGCCGTTCCCACGATCAGCGCTTGGATCTCTCACTCCATGTCTTGGCTTGAATCCCTCATCCTCGGACTCGTCCAGGGGCTGACCGAATTCCTCCCCGTCTCCTCCAGCGCCCATCTGCGGCTGACCGCGGCATTCGCGAGCTGGCAGGACCCGGGGGCGGCCTTCACCGCGATCACCCAGATCGGCACGGAGGCCGCGGTCCTGATCTACTTCCGCAAGGACATCGCGAACATCATCTCGGCCTGGTTCCGCTCCCTGTTCGACAAGAACATGCGGCACGACCACGACGCCCGGATGGGCTGGCTGGTGATCGTGGGCTCCATACCCATCGGCGTCCTCGGTGTGACCCTGAAGGACCAGATCGAGGGACCCTTCCGCGATCTGCGGGTCACGGCGACGATGCTGATCGTGATGGGCGTGATCCTCGGCGTGGCGGACCGGCTCGCGGCACGGGACGAGTCGGGCGGCCGGCATCGGGTGGCCAAGCAGCGCAAGGACCTCCAGGACCTGAACATCAAGGACGGCCTGGTCTTCGGCATCTGCCAGGCGATGGCCCTGATACCTGGCGTGTCCCGCTCCGGGGCCACCATCAGCGGCGGTCTCTTCCTCGGCTACCGGCGCGAGTCGGCCGCCCGTTACTCCTTCCTGCTCGCCATCCCCGCGGTGCTCGCCTCGGGCGTGTTCGAACTCAAGGACGCCGCGGAGTCGGGGCATGTGTACTGGGGACCCACCCTGTTCGCGACGGTGATCGCGTTCGTGTCGGGTTACGTGGTCATCGCATGGTTCATGAAGTTCATCTCCAGCAAGAGTTTCATGCCGTTCGTCTGGTACCGGATCGCGCTCGGCATCGTCATCATCGCGCTGGTCGCGGCCGGCGTACTCAGCCCGCATGCGGCCGAGTCGGCGGGCTGACGGCGGACTTGGCGAGGGCCCCTGTACACGGCCCCGGCATTGCCCCCAACTCCCTTGCACAGAAACGATCGTGACCAACCACATACGGCACGCGTAGCCGCTCGGTAGCGCACCGTCAGACCTTGCCCCTAGGCTGGTGGGCATGTCCCCCGATCCCTCGCGCCCTGGTTCCGCACGGTCCGCCGACGATGTGAACGAACAAATTCGCGCACTGTGGCTGCGCACGGGCGGCTACCTGACAGCCCAGGAGCGTACGGAGTACGAGCTGTTGGTCGTGGAGTGGGCGGCCGCCGTCTCCTCGGCCCGGCCGGCGCGCCCCGAGGGGATCGCGGCCGCCGCCCGCTGAGGCCGCCCGGGGCCGCACGGCTGTCGCTCGCCCGGCCCCCTGGAGGGGCACCGCTCCTCGCTTCCGTCCGGGCGATCCTGACGCGCCGCCAGGACCGCCCCCCGTTATGCCGCGCGAAGCACCTTTGCACCCGTCCAGCCCTTCGACGTCACACCGTGGACATATCCGGCATGACAGCAATAGGGGCGCTCATTACGTTCAACGCAGGTCGGCTGTCCGGTCGGCGTCCCCGAGACGGAAAGAACTGACATGCGCACGCGAACTTTCGCCATG encodes:
- a CDS encoding thiolase family protein, whose translation is MRDAVIVEAVRTPVGKGKPNGALAQVHPVELLAHTLRTLVERSGVDPALIDDVIGGTVDQVGEQAMNTTRYAVLSAGFPETVPATTVDRQCGSSQQAVHFAAQGVLSGAYDIVVACGVESMSRVPMWSNVPPGKDPFGPGVAERYPEGLVPQGISAELIAAKWSLTRERMDAFAVSSHHKAAAAWEAGLFDAETAPLQDLGRDECIRPGSTVEILAGLKPAYYDPGFAERFPGIEWNVTAGNASPVNDGASAVLIMSGETAARLGLRPLARLHSFAVTGSDPLLMLTGVVPATEKVLRRAGLTLDDIDLFEVNEAFAAVVLAWQQETGADPAKVNVHGGAIAIGHPLGASGTRLTTTLVHALRARGARYGLQTMCEAGGLANAMILEAV
- a CDS encoding winged helix-turn-helix transcriptional regulator, producing MAAPKDPRPCSIADTLAVVGEKYSLLVLREVFLGNGRFDRLVRNIGAPRDILAARLRRLVDAGVLTKRMYSERPQRFEYRATAAGLELEPVLMTLKAWGDRHLRQQDDRPMAIEHSCGEEFVPVVTCAGCGEEARHQDLTAHPRTPGWTVSGPE
- a CDS encoding undecaprenyl-diphosphate phosphatase, producing the protein MSWLESLILGLVQGLTEFLPVSSSAHLRLTAAFASWQDPGAAFTAITQIGTEAAVLIYFRKDIANIISAWFRSLFDKNMRHDHDARMGWLVIVGSIPIGVLGVTLKDQIEGPFRDLRVTATMLIVMGVILGVADRLAARDESGGRHRVAKQRKDLQDLNIKDGLVFGICQAMALIPGVSRSGATISGGLFLGYRRESAARYSFLLAIPAVLASGVFELKDAAESGHVYWGPTLFATVIAFVSGYVVIAWFMKFISSKSFMPFVWYRIALGIVIIALVAAGVLSPHAAESAG